A window of Aurantibacillus circumpalustris genomic DNA:
ATGCAGCGTTGAGAGAGGCACCAGTATTGTTTGTGACGGCCCCTGTTCTGTCCTGAATAGTTCCTGTGTTAAACTCCTGATGAGAGTTCAAACTTGCTACATTTAAATTTCCATTTAAACTCACAGTTGGAGACATACCAGCACTACCCATATTATTTTGTGCCTTTGCTATTCCTTGTTGATTCTTTACAATTAATACGGAATAATTTTTCTCTAAGCTAATTTTAATCGCATCTTCTATTTTAAGCAAATCTTGTGCTGAAGAACTGAAACCAAAAATGCTAAAAGATAAAACCAGTATCAGTCCACTTGCCGAAAAATTTACCTTCGCAGAACTTCTTCTCTTAAAAAAACGTTTGACCCAAAAACGCACTTGAAATGAAAGTAGCACCATTGCAGGTATTACGAACAAAGTGAGAATCATGGATAACAACAAACCACCAATAATCACGATACCCATTCCCATTCTGCTTTCCGAACCTGCTCCAAATGCCATAGCAATCGGAAGTGCTCCAAGCATCGTAGCAAGGCTTGTCATTAAAATCGGACGCATCCTTGAAGTAGATGCTTGTATTAATGCCTTGCGAACCGTTAAACCTTTTTCACGCAACTGATCATAAAACTCAATGATTAAAATACCATTTTTTGTAACGAGTCCGATGAGCATGATAATTCCAATCTGGCTAAAAATATTTAAGGTTTGATTAAAATACCAAAGAGAAAAAACCGCGCCTGCAAGCGCCATTGGAACCGTGCATATAATTATTAAAGGAGATCCAAAACTTTCGAACTGAGCAGCGAGTAATAAATAAATCAATACAAGTGCCAATATGAATGCAAACAAAACATTGCTGCTACTTTCTGCAAAATCACGTGAAGCACCTGTTAAAGAAGTCGTAAAACTATCATCTAAAACCTCTTTGGCAATTTTATCCATTTCCTTAATACCATCGCCAATTGTTTTACCTGGTGCTAAACCAGCGGTGATGGTAGCGGATTGATAACGGTTATAGTGGTATAATTGTGGTGGACTACTTCTCTCTTCTATCGTAATAACATTATCGAGTTGAATCATCTCTCCACGACTATTTCTCACATACAATTCTTTAATATCCGTTGGATCATCTCGCTTTTCGCGGTTCACCTGACCCACTACCTGATATTGTTTGTCGCCTTGAATGTAATACCCAAAACGCTGACCACTTAATGCTAATTGAATAGTCTGCGCAACATCGGCAATAGAAACTCCCATGGTCCTGGCCTTGTCTCTATTAATTTCAATAACCAATTCGGGTTTATTGAATTTAAGATTTACGTCTACTAAACCACCAAAAGTTGGATTCTTATTTGCTTGTTCTAAAAACAGTGGAAGTTTTTCGCGTAACTTTTCAAAATTCTGCGTCTGTAAAACAAACGCTACAGGTAAGGTTCCACGCGGACCACCACCAGATGAAATAGATTGTTCCTGAATGATAAACACTCTACCTTCAGGGAACTGTGATAAATTTTTAGTAAGATAGGCGGCGATTTCCGCTTGTGATCTTTTACGCTTGCCCGATTCGGTAAGAGCTAAACGACCAAAGCCGGTATTTACAGCACCAGAACCCGCAAAGCTTGGTGCACTTACTGTTAAACAAACTTGTTTTTCTGGAACAGAATCGGAAACGAAATCAGAAATTTTATCCATTAAATTATCAGTTACCTCGTACGAAGTTCCCTCCGGTGTAGTAACCATCATTCGTAACCAGTTACGATCTTCTAAAGGTGATAATTCAGATTGCAGTTGAGAACCAAAAAATAAAATTGAACCGAATGATGCAACAAGAATTATAATTGCCCACCATCTTTTTTGTAAGAATCGTATAATTGTTTTTTTAAACCAAGCATCGAGTGCAACAAAAAATGGTTCAGTCGCATTATAAAATCTGCCCTTTTTAGTAGGATCTTTTCTAATTAATTTGGCATTCAACATAGGAGTCAGTGTAAGAGACACAAAAGCAGAAATTAAAACTGCTCCCGCGAGAACCACACCAAACTCACGAAATAATCTTCCTACAAATCCCTCCAAAAATATTACCGGCATAAACACAGCCACTAACGTAAGGGACGTAATAATTACAGCTGTATAAATTTCACGCGTTCCTTCAATGGCGGCTTCTTTGGGCTTCATACCTTTTTCAATTTTCTTAAAAATATTTTCAGTCACAACAATCCCATCATCTACAACCAAACCAGTGGCCAATACAATTGCTAAAAGAGTAAGGACGTTAATGGAATAATCCATCAAATACATAATAAAAAAAGCACCCACCAAAGAAACCGGAATGTCAATAAGCGGTCTGAAAGCAATGATCCAATCTCTAAAAAACAAAAAGATAATGATGATGACCAACGCTAACGCAATGAGTAAGGTTTCTTTTACTTCAATGATTGAGTTTTTAATAAAACGGGTATTATCGAGCGCAATGTTGATGTGATAATCTTTTGGTAAATCTTTTTTAAGCAATTCATAACGTTTGTAAAATTCGTTCGAGATATCGAGGTAGTTCGCTCCTGGTTGTGGCACTAATGCAAGACCTACCATAGGGACACCAGAATTTTTTAAAATGGTTTCCTCATTCTCTGAACCCAATTCTACTTTAGCTACATCTCTTAACCTTACAATATTACCTGCATCTTCCTTCACAATCATTCTTTCAAACTCAGGAACAGTGGATAATCTGCCAATAGTATTTACCGTTAGTTCAGTTGCATTACCAGATATTTTTCCAGAAGGCAAATCAACATTCTCACGATCGAGTGCTAGTTTTACGTCTAATGGCGTAAGGTTATACGCAGCTAATTTATCTGGATGCAAACGAATACGCATCGCAAAACGACGTTGTCCCCAAATCTGCACCAAACTCACACCAGAAATAGTTTGTAGATTTTGAGCTATCACATTTTCTGCATAATCACTTACTTCCAATAGAGAACGCGTATCACTCAGTAATGTCATCGAAACAATTGCATCTGAGTTTGCATCAGCTTTTGAAACAACAGGGGGTGCATCAATATCTTGTGGCAACTGACGAAGTGCTCTTGATACCTTGTCGCGTACATCATTCGCAGCGGCCTCTAAATCAGCTCCTAAATTAAATTCTACGGTAATGTTGCTTGAGCCTTGATTCGATGAAGCAGAAATAGAACGAATACCATCAATACCATTAATTACTTTTTCAAGAGGCTCAGTAATTTGTGATTGAATCACATCGGCATTTGCACCGGTATAACTCGTCCGCACTGTAATAACAGGCGGATCGATGGATGGGAATTCTCGTACCCCTAAATAACTATATCCAATAGCCCCAAATAGGAGTATAAACACCGACATAACAACGGCAAGAACAGGGCGATTTACGCTTAAGGAGGCTATGTCCATTAGTTAACCGATTTTAATAGTTTGAGTTTAGAATCATTTCTTACCGAAAGAAGTCCAGTTGTAAGCACAGTGTCATTAACCATTAGTCCTTTAATAATTTGGATTTTATCATCCGTGCGTACTCCAATCTCAACCTGAATTTCTTCCGCAGTGCCATTTCGGTTCACAAATAGTTTTTGTCCCTTCAATGTTGCAATTACGCATTCTGTTGGAACCATTAAAGCATTGTTTGTTTCCCCTAGGTTTACAAATACTTTTACAAAACTTCCCGGATAAAAAGTCTCTGATCCATTATAAGAAGCCCTGGCTTTTATTGTTTTGGTAATTTCATCCACCACTGGTTCTATCGCATAAATAGTAGCCGAAAAAGTTTTTGTGGTTTTCAAATTATCGTTTGAAAAATTAACCCTTACTCCTTTTTTGAAAAAACTACTGTATTTTTCTGGAATAGAAAATTCAACGAATAAGGGCTGTAATTGAACTAAAGAAGCAATTGGCGTAGTAGCATTTACATATGAACCTTCGCTAATATTT
This region includes:
- a CDS encoding efflux RND transporter periplasmic adaptor subunit — translated: MKKIPNWIIVISILGLLVASKFIFFAKKVEKGLSPEEKKKLPVAVNYFVVKSTSFSNDVFTTGKIGAFNQIEILPEVAGKITAVYFKEGETVSKGALLVKLNSADLEAQLLKTQTQLKLSEQKLARLKKLLAINGISQEDYDMQENEVATYKADEAYTKAQLAKTNIVAPFNGAVGLKNISEGSYVNATTPIASLVQLQPLFVEFSIPEKYSSFFKKGVRVNFSNDNLKTTKTFSATIYAIEPVVDEITKTIKARASYNGSETFYPGSFVKVFVNLGETNNALMVPTECVIATLKGQKLFVNRNGTAEEIQVEIGVRTDDKIQIIKGLMVNDTVLTTGLLSVRNDSKLKLLKSVN
- a CDS encoding efflux RND transporter permease subunit, translating into MDIASLSVNRPVLAVVMSVFILLFGAIGYSYLGVREFPSIDPPVITVRTSYTGANADVIQSQITEPLEKVINGIDGIRSISASSNQGSSNITVEFNLGADLEAAANDVRDKVSRALRQLPQDIDAPPVVSKADANSDAIVSMTLLSDTRSLLEVSDYAENVIAQNLQTISGVSLVQIWGQRRFAMRIRLHPDKLAAYNLTPLDVKLALDRENVDLPSGKISGNATELTVNTIGRLSTVPEFERMIVKEDAGNIVRLRDVAKVELGSENEETILKNSGVPMVGLALVPQPGANYLDISNEFYKRYELLKKDLPKDYHINIALDNTRFIKNSIIEVKETLLIALALVIIIIFLFFRDWIIAFRPLIDIPVSLVGAFFIMYLMDYSINVLTLLAIVLATGLVVDDGIVVTENIFKKIEKGMKPKEAAIEGTREIYTAVIITSLTLVAVFMPVIFLEGFVGRLFREFGVVLAGAVLISAFVSLTLTPMLNAKLIRKDPTKKGRFYNATEPFFVALDAWFKKTIIRFLQKRWWAIIILVASFGSILFFGSQLQSELSPLEDRNWLRMMVTTPEGTSYEVTDNLMDKISDFVSDSVPEKQVCLTVSAPSFAGSGAVNTGFGRLALTESGKRKRSQAEIAAYLTKNLSQFPEGRVFIIQEQSISSGGGPRGTLPVAFVLQTQNFEKLREKLPLFLEQANKNPTFGGLVDVNLKFNKPELVIEINRDKARTMGVSIADVAQTIQLALSGQRFGYYIQGDKQYQVVGQVNREKRDDPTDIKELYVRNSRGEMIQLDNVITIEERSSPPQLYHYNRYQSATITAGLAPGKTIGDGIKEMDKIAKEVLDDSFTTSLTGASRDFAESSSNVLFAFILALVLIYLLLAAQFESFGSPLIIICTVPMALAGAVFSLWYFNQTLNIFSQIGIIMLIGLVTKNGILIIEFYDQLREKGLTVRKALIQASTSRMRPILMTSLATMLGALPIAMAFGAGSESRMGMGIVIIGGLLLSMILTLFVIPAMVLLSFQVRFWVKRFFKRRSSAKVNFSASGLILVLSFSIFGFSSSAQDLLKIEDAIKISLEKNYSVLIVKNQQGIAKAQNNMGSAGMSPTVSLNGNLNVASLNSHQEFNTGTIQDRTGAVTNNTGASLNAAWNVFDGFKMFAIKKRLSLNEELSSIQLKQQMENTVYDVIVAYYNIVKINELIKANKQNLKMYEERLKIAQLKLEIGSDSKVDLLLTRSDENKAKSAITQLELDLLNAKVQLNSLLAKQADADYTTADSIVVNYNPNLEDLKKSVVQNNSSILISKQNELIFSQSVNEARSANLPVVQLNGAYVFTRNTSQAGIVFLNRQSGLNAGLTASWLIFNGNKNNRLVKERNILALNQRYVTEQTQLRIDGLVYVSYKAFLLNKQIVNMEMQNLADSKEVQSISLERYKIGKANLLETIETQKNLEDAQVRYINALYAIKIAEAELLRVNGSLVK